The DNA region TCCTGCTCACCGGCAACGTGATGGTGGACGCCCGCGCCCTGGGGGAACCCGGCAACGTGGTGCTGGAGGACGAGCGGCACCTCGCCGACTTCCACCGCTGGGCCGTGCAGGGCTCGCGGGACGGAGCCGCGCTGTGGATGCAGCTCAACCACCCTGGCAAGCAGGCCCCACGCGGCCTGAACGCGGGCGGCACAGTGGCGCCGAGCGCCCTCCCCTTTGGGGGCGGACTGGCCCGCGCCTTTGCCACGCCGCGTGAGCTGACGGTCCCCGAGATTCATGACCTGACGGCCCGTTTTGCCCGCTCCGCGCGGCTGGCGCAGCGGGCGGGATTTGGCGGCGTGCAACTTCACGCGGCGCACGGCTACCTGTTCTCGCAGTTCCTCTCACCCCGGCACAACGTCCGCACCGACGAGTACGGCGGGAGCCTGGACGACCGCATGCGCTTCCTGCTGGAGACCTACGGCGCGGTGCGGGCGGCGGTGGGGCCGCGCTTTCCGGTCGGCGTGAAACTCAATTCCTCCGACTTCGTGCGGGGCGGCTTCTCGGAGGAGGAGAGTCTGGCGGTGGTGCGGGCGCTCGGCGAGCGGGACTGCGACCTGATCGAGCTGTCGGGCGGCACCTACGAGAAGCCGATGATGATGCTGGGCCGGGGCGAGCGCGGCGGCTTCTTCGCCGACTTCTCGCGCCGGGCGCGGGCGGTGGCGGGCGTGCCGGTCTGCGTGACCGGGGGCTTCCGCGACGCCGCCACCATCCGGCAGGCGCTGGAGGACGGGGCCGCCGACATGGTGGGCCTGGGCCGCCCGCTGGTGCTCGACCCTACCTTCAGCGC from Deinococcus sp. HSC-46F16 includes:
- a CDS encoding NADH:flavin oxidoreductase/NADH oxidase family protein yields the protein MTAVTDPLTLPCGVTVKNRLLKGAMSEALGNRDHAPRPELPALYARWARGGTGLLLTGNVMVDARALGEPGNVVLEDERHLADFHRWAVQGSRDGAALWMQLNHPGKQAPRGLNAGGTVAPSALPFGGGLARAFATPRELTVPEIHDLTARFARSARLAQRAGFGGVQLHAAHGYLFSQFLSPRHNVRTDEYGGSLDDRMRFLLETYGAVRAAVGPRFPVGVKLNSSDFVRGGFSEEESLAVVRALGERDCDLIELSGGTYEKPMMMLGRGERGGFFADFSRRARAVAGVPVCVTGGFRDAATIRQALEDGAADMVGLGRPLVLDPTFSARVLRGEDASSGVRPLKTGIRPLDHSGYMEIAWYEDAMRRLARGEDVNAEEAPLLALARMTAEMGAGAVFRRRRA